Proteins encoded within one genomic window of Terriglobia bacterium:
- a CDS encoding site-specific DNA-methyltransferase, giving the protein MFFDTETTASVAARPAYKTLRGVMFHGVAETVLSSRRAKKYQGKVQLIFTSPPFPLNRKKKYGNAQGDAYLKWLTSFAPIFKKLLKKDGSIVMEMGNAWEPGSPVMSPLALKALLAFLEAGKFHLCQQFVCYNPARLPSPAQWVNVERIRVKDSYTHVWWMSSTKRPKADNRKVLKPYSAAMLELLSTKRYNAGKRPSEHKIGKKSFFKNNNGAIPSNVLLEDDQIPTNFLKLSNTASIDDYLRYCRDRELVPHPARMPIGLPEFFIKFLTESRDLVLDPFAGSNTTGAAAERLKRRWMSVEARLDYITASKGRFPQFSSGKKKRRAA; this is encoded by the coding sequence ATGTTCTTCGATACTGAAACGACGGCCAGCGTCGCGGCGAGGCCAGCGTACAAGACCCTCCGTGGTGTGATGTTCCATGGCGTGGCCGAGACCGTTCTGAGTTCGCGACGCGCCAAGAAGTATCAAGGGAAAGTTCAACTCATCTTTACGTCGCCGCCGTTCCCACTCAATCGCAAGAAAAAGTATGGCAATGCGCAGGGCGATGCGTACCTGAAATGGCTCACTAGCTTTGCCCCGATTTTCAAGAAGCTCCTCAAGAAGGACGGTTCCATCGTGATGGAAATGGGGAACGCTTGGGAGCCAGGATCTCCGGTCATGTCGCCGTTGGCCCTGAAAGCTCTGCTTGCTTTCCTCGAGGCGGGAAAGTTCCACCTGTGCCAGCAGTTCGTTTGTTACAACCCCGCCCGGCTACCAAGCCCGGCGCAATGGGTCAATGTGGAACGCATCCGAGTAAAGGATTCGTACACTCACGTATGGTGGATGTCCTCAACGAAGCGACCCAAGGCGGACAATCGTAAAGTCCTCAAGCCTTATAGCGCAGCAATGCTCGAATTGTTGAGCACGAAACGGTACAACGCCGGGAAGCGGCCATCAGAGCATAAGATCGGTAAGAAATCTTTCTTCAAGAACAACAATGGTGCGATCCCCTCCAACGTTCTTCTGGAAGACGACCAGATTCCAACGAACTTTTTGAAGCTGTCCAACACGGCGTCCATTGACGATTACCTGCGGTATTGCCGTGACCGCGAACTCGTACCGCACCCGGCCCGTATGCCGATCGGCTTGCCGGAGTTCTTCATCAAGTTCTTGACGGAGTCGAGGGATTTGGTGCTTGATCCGTTCGCTGGCAGCAACACCACGGGTGCGGCAGCTGAGCGTCTGAAACGACGGTGGATGTCGGTTGAAGCCCGGCTAGACTACATAACGGCTTCCAAAGGTCGCTTCCCTCAATTCTCCTCCGGGAAGAAGAAACGCCGAGCCGCTTAG